In Sphingomonas sp. G-3-2-10, a single window of DNA contains:
- a CDS encoding OmpA family protein: MRFMSNSPKYLFAIAMLTSTAGVAYAQDQGETNPSITVSGAAPADLAGLPAGPEIEGIISARRDGTVHVTTASGTREVVLISEGTQIKSSGGFLGLNRNRLGEQSLLNGLPVSIRTVRWADGLVASRVDLKSRDLRTASMIHNGTDQRFGEQAAATESLRNRVADIDQYNVKSTTNVTFDTGKTVLSEQAKADLCGVATQAEGTDNALLLVVGYTDATGSQDFNQELSEKRAARVVNYLQQACGWKPYRMLTPTGMAEADPAAPNDSPTGMAQNRRVAVNVLVSKAVDGL; the protein is encoded by the coding sequence ATGCGTTTTATGTCCAACAGCCCGAAGTATCTGTTCGCGATCGCCATGCTGACCAGCACGGCGGGAGTCGCCTATGCACAGGATCAGGGCGAGACCAATCCATCGATCACCGTCAGCGGCGCAGCACCCGCCGATCTGGCCGGATTGCCTGCCGGCCCCGAAATCGAAGGCATTATTTCCGCCCGCAGGGACGGGACCGTGCATGTCACGACCGCCTCGGGCACCCGCGAAGTGGTGCTGATCAGCGAGGGGACCCAGATCAAGTCTAGCGGCGGCTTCCTCGGCCTCAATCGCAACCGGTTGGGCGAGCAGTCGCTGCTCAACGGCCTGCCGGTCAGCATCCGGACGGTGCGCTGGGCAGACGGGCTGGTGGCGAGCCGGGTCGATCTGAAGAGCCGCGATCTCCGAACTGCGTCGATGATCCACAACGGCACCGACCAGCGTTTCGGCGAACAGGCGGCCGCCACGGAATCGCTGCGCAATCGCGTGGCCGATATCGACCAGTATAACGTCAAGAGCACGACCAACGTGACCTTCGACACCGGCAAGACGGTGCTGTCCGAACAGGCGAAGGCCGATCTGTGCGGCGTGGCGACGCAGGCGGAGGGAACCGACAACGCCCTGCTGCTGGTGGTCGGCTATACCGATGCGACGGGCAGCCAGGACTTCAACCAGGAGCTGAGCGAGAAGCGCGCGGCGCGGGTGGTCAACTATCTGCAGCAGGCCTGCGGCTGGAAACCCTATCGCATGCTGACCCCGACCGGGATGGCGGAAGCCGATCCGGCGGCGCCCAACGATAGCCCCACGGGCATGGCGCAGAACCGCCGCGTCGCGGTGAACGTGCTGGTCAGCAAGGCCGTGGACGGGCTGTAA
- a CDS encoding HAMP domain-containing sensor histidine kinase has product MRFFPRSLTGQIGLIVAAALFLAQAINFGLLLNERRESRFAQIVVPSVTRLADTAERLANPNADPQPDRVRRGPNDAERPGPDRARRGPPGYDQRTRVQVLTTPPELPVEPRRADIEDMVRQGFTDGGVALHEVIAVVRPIDESRPLIRHMTPERKKRLHRLGAELHILVHLKSGQWLALSTGWPTAERVLIWQLMAQTGILYIVVLIPVLLATRRIAKPLRRLATAAREFRPGSDAGPVEERGPSDVRSVIAAYNGLGQRVTAMLDEKDKMLGAIGHDLRTPLAALRVRIESVDDDEDRNRMADTIDEMNRTLDDILSLARLGRPSEPPTDVDLSALIDAVVEDFRDLDMPVAFEEAPRLKMRIRPNLMRRAVRNLIENAVKYGGGAEVRLVPGETSVAIDVCDRGPGIPADKIAAVFDPFTRLETSRNRETGGIGLGLALAKAIVSEAGGTIVLANREGGGLIATIRLPRG; this is encoded by the coding sequence ATGCGCTTCTTCCCCCGCAGCCTGACCGGCCAGATCGGCCTCATCGTCGCCGCCGCGCTGTTCCTCGCGCAGGCGATCAATTTCGGCCTGCTGCTCAACGAACGCCGCGAATCCCGCTTCGCCCAGATCGTCGTCCCCTCGGTCACGCGCCTCGCCGACACCGCCGAGCGGCTGGCCAATCCCAACGCCGATCCCCAGCCCGATCGTGTGCGTCGCGGCCCCAACGACGCGGAACGCCCCGGTCCTGACCGCGCGCGTCGGGGCCCGCCCGGCTATGATCAGCGCACCCGCGTCCAGGTCCTCACCACCCCGCCCGAACTTCCCGTCGAGCCGCGCCGCGCCGATATCGAGGACATGGTCCGTCAGGGTTTCACCGATGGCGGCGTCGCGCTGCACGAAGTGATCGCCGTCGTCCGTCCGATCGACGAAAGCCGCCCGCTGATCCGCCACATGACTCCCGAGCGCAAGAAGCGCCTCCACCGGCTCGGCGCCGAGTTGCACATCCTCGTCCACCTCAAGAGCGGCCAGTGGCTCGCCCTCTCCACCGGCTGGCCCACCGCCGAGCGCGTGCTGATCTGGCAGCTGATGGCGCAGACCGGCATCCTCTACATCGTCGTGCTGATCCCGGTGCTGCTCGCCACCCGCCGCATCGCCAAGCCGCTGCGCCGCCTCGCCACCGCCGCACGCGAGTTCCGCCCCGGCAGCGATGCCGGTCCGGTCGAGGAACGCGGCCCCAGCGACGTCCGCTCGGTCATCGCCGCCTACAACGGCCTCGGCCAGCGCGTCACCGCGATGCTCGACGAGAAGGACAAGATGCTCGGTGCGATCGGCCATGATCTGCGCACCCCGCTCGCCGCACTGCGCGTCCGCATCGAATCGGTCGACGACGATGAAGATCGTAATCGCATGGCCGACACGATCGACGAGATGAACCGCACCCTCGACGACATCCTGTCGCTCGCGCGCCTCGGCCGCCCCAGCGAGCCGCCTACCGATGTCGATCTCTCCGCGCTGATCGACGCGGTGGTCGAGGATTTCCGCGACCTCGACATGCCCGTCGCGTTCGAGGAAGCCCCGCGCCTCAAGATGCGCATCCGCCCCAACCTGATGCGCCGCGCCGTCCGCAACCTGATCGAGAATGCCGTCAAATATGGCGGCGGCGCCGAAGTTCGCCTCGTGCCCGGTGAGACCAGCGTGGCGATCGACGTGTGCGATCGCGGCCCCGGCATCCCCGCGGACAAGATCGCCGCGGTGTTCGATCCCTTCACCCGCCTCGAAACCTCGCGCAACCGCGAGACCGGAGGCATCGGGCTGGGCCTTGCGCTGGCAAAGGCGATCGTCAGCGAAGCCGGCGGCACCATCGTCCTTGCCAACCGCGAAGGCGGCGGCCTGATCGCAACGATCCGCCTGCCGCGCGGCTGA
- a CDS encoding response regulator, with protein MSEIPHILLVDDERSIREPLAQYLTKQGFRITQAGDAEGARARMSAYAIDLVILDIMMPGEDGLSLCRHIRETSDTPVILLTARTEETDRIVGLEMGADDYVVKPFSPRELAARIKVVLRRLQAGGTRQTAPEAGSYAFAGLVLKTGERALVDREGVSIPLSTGEYNLLHALVTRPRAVLTRDQLLDLTQGREAAAFDRAIDNQVSRLRKKIETDPKNPVLIKTVWGGGYTLAAEVTKL; from the coding sequence ATGTCCGAGATTCCCCACATCCTGCTCGTCGATGACGAGCGTTCGATCCGCGAGCCGCTGGCGCAGTATCTGACCAAGCAGGGCTTCCGCATCACCCAGGCCGGCGATGCCGAGGGCGCCCGCGCACGTATGTCCGCATATGCGATCGATCTGGTGATCCTCGACATCATGATGCCCGGCGAGGACGGCCTGAGCCTCTGCCGCCACATCCGCGAGACCAGCGACACTCCGGTCATCCTCCTAACCGCCCGCACCGAGGAGACCGATCGCATCGTCGGCCTCGAAATGGGCGCCGACGATTATGTCGTGAAGCCCTTCTCCCCGCGCGAACTCGCCGCCCGGATCAAGGTTGTGCTGCGCCGCCTCCAGGCCGGCGGCACCCGCCAGACCGCGCCCGAAGCCGGCAGCTATGCCTTTGCCGGCCTCGTCCTCAAGACCGGCGAGCGCGCGCTGGTCGACCGCGAAGGCGTGTCGATCCCCCTCTCCACCGGCGAGTACAACCTCCTCCACGCACTGGTCACGCGCCCACGCGCGGTGCTGACCCGCGACCAGTTGCTCGATCTGACCCAAGGCCGCGAAGCCGCCGCCTTCGATCGCGCGATCGACAATCAGGTCAGCCGCCTCCGCAAGAAGATCGAGACCGACCCCAAGAACCCGGTCCTCATCAAGACCGTCTGGGGCGGCGGCTACACGCTCGCGGCGGAAGTCACCAAACTCTGA
- a CDS encoding ca2+ sensor protein: protein MMIKLLSATLAAAITFGGGAAAFAQEAPPQRGGGLLMRADANTDGILTRSELIAHVEARFAKRDANKDGKIGADERGGRGPGMRSRRGGPDGIGGGNGAPTKAEQIARATRAFDYIDRNGDGKVDKAERDALRDTMAALHRGGPGKFGHGRHGHMGPPPPPPAGTPNAPQGN, encoded by the coding sequence ATGATGATCAAATTGCTCTCCGCCACGCTCGCCGCGGCGATCACCTTCGGCGGCGGCGCTGCCGCCTTCGCTCAGGAAGCGCCGCCCCAGCGTGGCGGCGGCCTGCTGATGCGCGCCGATGCCAATACCGACGGCATCCTCACCCGCTCCGAATTGATCGCCCATGTCGAAGCCCGCTTCGCGAAGCGCGACGCGAACAAGGACGGCAAGATCGGCGCCGACGAGCGCGGCGGCCGCGGTCCCGGTATGCGCTCGCGGCGCGGCGGTCCCGATGGCATCGGCGGCGGCAACGGCGCGCCCACCAAGGCCGAACAGATCGCCCGCGCCACCCGCGCGTTCGACTATATCGACCGCAACGGCGACGGTAAGGTCGACAAGGCCGAACGCGATGCCCTGCGCGACACGATGGCCGCGCTCCACCGTGGCGGCCCCGGCAAGTTTGGTCATGGCCGTCACGGCCACATGGGTCCCCCGCCTCCCCCTCCCGCCGGCACCCCGAACGCCCCTCAGGGCAACTAA
- a CDS encoding thioesterase family protein — translation MTPLAQILAAATPTETGLRTSIPEDWMQGRTAYGGLSSALALHAAMQIEPDLPPLRSAQVAFIGPLAGEVTVTATKLRRGRNAAFIQSDIVSEAGLGYRATFIFMAPLQSQIAHDEAPRAPLAPPAADAKIYTGPDGFFTGNFNFHDPKATTKAAEWLRWGRLRARDGLHPMVELMAIGDGLPPAAFKLIEGQRAPLSSLNWQINFITAEPVTQDGWWLLGATADVAADGYSTQRMTIWNAQGDLIAEAMQAVAIFA, via the coding sequence ATGACTCCTCTCGCCCAAATTCTCGCCGCCGCCACGCCGACAGAAACCGGCCTGCGCACCTCTATCCCCGAAGACTGGATGCAAGGCCGCACCGCTTATGGCGGCCTCTCCTCCGCCCTCGCGCTCCACGCAGCGATGCAGATCGAACCCGATCTGCCCCCGCTCCGCTCGGCGCAGGTCGCGTTCATCGGTCCGCTGGCAGGCGAAGTGACCGTCACCGCCACCAAGCTGCGCCGCGGCCGCAACGCCGCCTTCATCCAGTCCGATATCGTCTCCGAAGCCGGGCTCGGCTACCGCGCCACCTTCATCTTCATGGCCCCGCTGCAATCGCAGATCGCCCATGACGAAGCCCCGCGCGCGCCCCTTGCCCCGCCCGCTGCCGACGCCAAGATCTACACTGGCCCCGATGGCTTCTTCACCGGCAATTTCAACTTCCACGATCCCAAGGCGACGACCAAGGCCGCCGAATGGCTTCGCTGGGGGCGTCTGCGGGCCCGCGACGGCCTCCACCCGATGGTCGAACTGATGGCGATCGGCGACGGCCTGCCCCCCGCCGCGTTCAAGCTGATCGAGGGCCAGCGCGCGCCGCTCTCCTCGCTCAACTGGCAGATCAACTTCATCACCGCCGAACCGGTGACGCAGGACGGCTGGTGGCTCCTAGGCGCCACTGCCGACGTCGCCGCCGATGGCTATTCCACCCAGCGCATGACCATCTGGAACGCACAGGGCGACCTCATCGCCGAAGCCATGCAGGCCGTCGCGATCTTCGCTTAA
- a CDS encoding class I adenylate-forming enzyme family protein translates to MSAADILAGSFATLPELIRAHAAERGQKAAIVCGDQWISYSELDRAMDRVAAALQHDGIARGSAVAIASASSLEYAQVFLGAIRAGCVAAPLQPSATAEQLAAMVADCAASILFHDAASAGIETSARKIALDGPALAEWLSDEPPVPVIIGLEDPFNIIYSSGTTGTPKGIVQPHSMRWQHIVRAPPTFADAVTMIATPLYSNTTLVSFLPTLAWGGTAVLLGKFDARTYLALAEKHRATHAMLVPVQYQRIMALPDFDSFDLSSFQFKSCTSAPFSAALKADIIARWPGALVEYYGLTEGGGTCVLVCNMFPDKLHTVGRPVEGHDIRLIDDDGNEVAPGEMGEVVGRSKAMMSAYHGREDATRAATWHDSDGNRFVRHGDVGRFDEDGFLILMDRKKDLIISGGFNIYPSDLEAILIQHPDVKDCAVIGVPSEAWGETPVGFYSGTGDAAAILEWFNAQVGKTQRLSALEPVDELPRSAIGKVLKRELRDRYLA, encoded by the coding sequence ATGAGCGCAGCGGACATATTGGCCGGCAGCTTCGCGACGCTGCCCGAACTCATCCGCGCCCATGCCGCCGAGCGCGGGCAGAAAGCGGCGATCGTCTGCGGCGATCAATGGATAAGCTATTCGGAGCTCGACCGCGCGATGGATCGCGTCGCCGCAGCCCTCCAGCATGACGGGATCGCGCGCGGCAGCGCCGTGGCCATCGCCTCGGCCAGTTCGCTCGAATATGCCCAGGTCTTTCTTGGCGCGATCCGCGCGGGCTGCGTCGCCGCTCCGCTCCAGCCCTCGGCCACCGCCGAGCAGCTCGCGGCGATGGTCGCCGATTGCGCCGCGTCGATCCTGTTCCACGACGCCGCTTCCGCCGGTATCGAAACGAGCGCCCGCAAGATCGCCCTCGACGGCCCGGCCCTTGCCGAGTGGCTGAGCGACGAGCCTCCCGTTCCGGTTATCATCGGCCTCGAAGATCCGTTCAACATCATCTATTCCTCGGGCACCACCGGTACGCCCAAGGGCATCGTCCAGCCGCATTCGATGCGCTGGCAGCATATCGTCCGCGCCCCGCCGACCTTTGCGGACGCGGTGACGATGATCGCGACGCCACTCTATTCGAACACGACCTTGGTCAGCTTCCTGCCCACGCTGGCATGGGGCGGCACCGCCGTGCTGCTCGGCAAGTTCGATGCCCGGACCTATCTCGCGCTGGCCGAGAAGCATCGCGCCACCCACGCCATGCTCGTCCCTGTCCAGTATCAGCGGATCATGGCCCTGCCCGATTTCGACAGCTTCGACCTGTCGAGCTTCCAGTTCAAATCCTGCACCAGCGCGCCGTTCAGCGCCGCGCTCAAGGCCGACATCATCGCTCGCTGGCCCGGCGCGCTGGTCGAATATTACGGCCTCACCGAAGGCGGAGGCACCTGTGTGCTGGTGTGCAACATGTTCCCGGACAAGCTCCATACGGTCGGCCGCCCGGTCGAGGGTCACGATATCCGCCTGATCGACGATGACGGCAACGAAGTCGCGCCCGGCGAGATGGGCGAAGTCGTCGGCCGTTCGAAGGCGATGATGTCCGCCTATCATGGCCGCGAGGACGCCACTCGTGCCGCCACCTGGCACGATTCCGATGGCAACCGCTTCGTTCGTCACGGCGATGTCGGCCGCTTCGACGAAGACGGCTTCCTGATCCTGATGGACCGCAAGAAGGACCTGATCATCTCGGGCGGGTTCAACATCTATCCCTCCGACCTCGAAGCGATCCTGATCCAGCACCCCGATGTGAAGGACTGTGCAGTGATCGGCGTCCCCTCCGAAGCATGGGGCGAAACTCCGGTCGGCTTCTACTCAGGCACGGGCGACGCCGCCGCGATCCTCGAATGGTTCAACGCTCAGGTCGGCAAGACCCAGCGCCTCTCCGCGCTGGAGCCGGTCGACGAACTCCCCCGCAGCGCGATCGGCAAGGTGCTGAAGCGCGAACTTCGAGACCGGTATCTCGCATGA
- a CDS encoding SDR family oxidoreductase, which translates to MTDRMEGMVAIVTGGGTGIGAATVRMLAARGVRCVINYASSREDAELLASETGGIAVRADVGDDAACCALAGAAVEAFGRIDFLVNNAGRTKFAAHEDLDALSADDFLDIYRLNTVGAFQMIRACAPAMREGPTSAVVNIASVAGISGHGSSVAYAASKGALITMTESLARVLAPAIRINAVAPAYVGTGWFEKRLGPDGFAALNAKIAAGVPMGIATMAEDIAVHVVHLLDPASRSLAGEIVRVDAGAHLDIGQSRRPGREV; encoded by the coding sequence ATGACGGATCGGATGGAAGGCATGGTGGCGATCGTGACCGGAGGCGGAACCGGGATCGGTGCGGCGACGGTGCGGATGCTGGCGGCGCGAGGCGTGCGGTGCGTGATCAATTATGCGAGCAGCCGCGAGGATGCGGAACTGCTGGCGAGCGAAACGGGCGGGATCGCGGTGCGGGCCGATGTCGGCGACGATGCCGCGTGCTGCGCCTTGGCCGGTGCGGCGGTCGAGGCGTTCGGGCGGATCGACTTTCTGGTCAACAATGCGGGCAGGACAAAGTTCGCGGCGCATGAGGATCTGGATGCGCTGTCCGCCGACGATTTTCTCGACATCTATCGCCTGAACACCGTCGGTGCGTTCCAGATGATCCGCGCCTGTGCGCCCGCGATGCGCGAGGGGCCGACGAGCGCGGTGGTCAATATCGCGTCGGTCGCGGGGATATCGGGGCATGGATCGTCGGTGGCCTATGCCGCGTCCAAGGGTGCGCTGATCACTATGACCGAGAGCCTTGCCCGCGTGCTGGCGCCGGCGATCCGGATCAACGCCGTCGCGCCGGCCTATGTCGGGACGGGATGGTTCGAGAAGCGGCTGGGCCCCGATGGGTTCGCGGCGCTCAACGCGAAGATCGCCGCCGGGGTGCCGATGGGGATCGCGACGATGGCCGAAGATATCGCGGTGCATGTCGTTCACCTGCTCGATCCGGCGAGCCGGTCGCTGGCGGGGGAGATCGTACGGGTCGATGCCGGGGCGCATCTCGACATCGGGCAATCGAGAAGGCCGGGCCGGGAGGTTTAG
- a CDS encoding glutathione binding-like protein, whose amino-acid sequence MIELYYWPTPNGHKITLFLEEAGLEYTIKPVNIGAGEQFNPDFLKFSPNNRMPAIIDRAPADGGEPVTVFESGAILIYLALKSGKFYGETPRERTDILQWLMWQMGGLGPMAGQNGHFNVYAPEKIEYAINRYVNETNRLYGVLDRRLEGREFVAGSGYSIADMAIYPWIVPHEAHKQDINDFPNVKRWFDVIAARPATVRAYEIGGEVRSYATPMTDEQRAVLFGQTAASTKA is encoded by the coding sequence ATGATCGAGCTGTATTACTGGCCCACCCCGAACGGCCACAAGATCACCCTGTTTCTCGAGGAAGCCGGCCTCGAATACACGATCAAGCCCGTCAACATCGGCGCGGGCGAGCAGTTCAATCCGGACTTCCTCAAGTTCAGCCCCAACAACCGTATGCCCGCGATCATCGATCGTGCGCCGGCGGACGGCGGCGAGCCGGTGACGGTGTTCGAAAGCGGCGCGATCCTGATTTACCTCGCGCTCAAGTCGGGCAAATTCTACGGCGAGACCCCGCGCGAGCGGACCGACATCCTGCAATGGCTGATGTGGCAGATGGGCGGCCTCGGCCCGATGGCCGGGCAGAACGGCCACTTCAACGTCTATGCGCCCGAGAAGATCGAATACGCCATCAATCGCTACGTCAACGAGACCAACCGTCTCTACGGCGTGCTCGACCGGCGTCTCGAGGGCCGTGAATTCGTCGCCGGCTCGGGCTATTCCATCGCCGACATGGCGATCTATCCGTGGATCGTCCCGCACGAGGCGCACAAGCAGGACATCAACGACTTCCCCAATGTGAAGCGCTGGTTCGACGTCATCGCCGCGCGCCCGGCCACCGTCCGTGCCTATGAGATCGGCGGCGAAGTCCGTTCCTACGCCACGCCGATGACCGACGAGCAGCGCGCCGTCCTGTTCGGCCAGACGGCGGCGAGCACGAAGGCCTGA
- a CDS encoding MFS transporter: MTFHHRAVPIVLMAILIDSIGFGIVMPVLPNLIVELSGVTLATAAEIGVGMLASYAAAQFFAGPVVGSLGDSIGRRPVILFSMVAFSIDYALMAIAPTVAWLFLGRVVAGLAGAVYSPANAVLADVTPPDKRGQVYSLMGAAFGGGFILGPAIGGLLADFGPRAPFIAAAVLAGINAVWIIFALPETMTPDRRRPFKWKQAHIVGAFRPLVSESGAARWLILAAFCWQFAHMVYPATWAFWAEIALDWDPKMIGYSLTASGVAMVLVQALITGRAISRFGEENTVVIGMIAAGLVFASFAFTRQGWLVFLLIIPSAFQGFVQPSINALVSRSVDASHQGAVQGGMQSLAAIAAILAPLILGYALAIGTRNGFSGGNFVVAATLAITALIIVLFRVRGKLLRPPVA, translated from the coding sequence ATGACATTCCACCACCGCGCCGTGCCGATCGTGCTCATGGCGATCCTGATCGACTCGATCGGATTCGGCATCGTCATGCCGGTGCTGCCGAACCTGATCGTCGAGTTGAGCGGCGTTACGCTCGCCACCGCTGCCGAGATCGGCGTGGGGATGCTCGCCTCCTATGCCGCAGCGCAATTCTTCGCCGGGCCGGTGGTCGGCAGCCTCGGCGACAGTATCGGCCGTCGCCCGGTCATCCTCTTCTCGATGGTCGCCTTCTCGATCGACTATGCCCTGATGGCCATCGCGCCGACGGTGGCGTGGCTTTTCCTCGGCCGCGTCGTCGCGGGCTTGGCGGGCGCGGTGTACAGCCCGGCCAATGCCGTCCTCGCCGACGTGACCCCGCCCGATAAGCGCGGACAGGTCTATAGCCTGATGGGCGCAGCGTTCGGCGGTGGCTTCATCCTCGGCCCTGCGATCGGCGGCCTGCTCGCCGATTTCGGCCCGCGCGCGCCGTTCATCGCGGCGGCCGTCCTCGCGGGGATCAACGCCGTCTGGATCATCTTCGCTTTGCCCGAGACGATGACGCCGGACCGGCGCCGCCCGTTCAAATGGAAGCAGGCGCATATCGTCGGCGCATTCCGCCCGCTGGTCAGCGAATCCGGCGCGGCGCGCTGGCTGATCCTCGCAGCGTTCTGCTGGCAGTTCGCGCACATGGTCTATCCCGCTACCTGGGCCTTCTGGGCCGAGATCGCGCTCGACTGGGATCCGAAGATGATCGGCTATTCGCTCACCGCCTCGGGCGTGGCGATGGTGCTGGTTCAGGCGCTCATCACCGGCCGCGCGATCAGCCGCTTCGGCGAGGAGAATACCGTCGTCATCGGCATGATCGCCGCGGGCCTCGTCTTCGCGTCCTTCGCCTTCACGCGGCAGGGCTGGCTGGTCTTCCTCCTGATCATCCCCAGCGCGTTCCAGGGCTTCGTCCAGCCCTCGATCAACGCATTGGTCTCACGCTCGGTCGATGCCTCGCATCAAGGCGCGGTACAGGGCGGGATGCAGAGCCTCGCCGCCATCGCCGCGATCCTCGCGCCGCTGATCCTCGGCTATGCGCTGGCGATCGGCACGCGCAACGGCTTCTCCGGCGGCAATTTCGTCGTCGCCGCGACGCTGGCCATCACCGCGCTGATCATCGTTCTTTTCCGGGTGAGAGGGAAACTATTGCGCCCTCCGGTTGCCTGA
- a CDS encoding acyl-CoA dehydrogenase family protein, translating into MATAPEIDAPADPLEAFRSEAREWLAANFDPDLRGKDNSMSAVEGPNDDTPEQAAWKNAIGAKGWSVPTWPKEYGGGGLSRAEARVLQEEMAKVGAWNPMGGSMGVMMFGPTLLEYGTEEQKQEHIPPIVRGELRWCQGYSEPGAGSDLASLQCFAEDHGDHYVVNGQKTWTSGGQWADKCFMLVRTDKSKKHEGITFLLCDMTSPGVEVKPIQLISGSSPFCETFFTDVKVPKGNRVGAEGQGWTIGKRLLQHERNSLGGGGSSASRLFAGAPLSALAKKYVGVDAEGRIADGELRSKIIKHEMDMRAFALTLRRVQLDAKSNSGPSAATSIMKNVGARIMQERSELLIEIRGMAGLGWEGEGFDEDALKDTRHWLFGKAVSIYGGSSEIQNNVIAKRILGMLDHQ; encoded by the coding sequence TTGGCCACCGCACCCGAAATCGACGCGCCGGCGGATCCGCTGGAGGCGTTCCGCAGCGAAGCCCGCGAGTGGCTGGCGGCGAACTTCGACCCCGATCTGCGCGGCAAGGACAATTCGATGTCCGCCGTCGAAGGCCCCAATGACGACACGCCCGAACAGGCGGCATGGAAGAACGCGATCGGCGCGAAGGGCTGGAGCGTGCCGACCTGGCCGAAGGAATATGGCGGCGGCGGGTTGAGCCGGGCCGAGGCGCGGGTGCTGCAGGAGGAGATGGCCAAGGTCGGGGCGTGGAACCCGATGGGCGGCAGCATGGGCGTGATGATGTTCGGCCCGACGCTGCTGGAATATGGTACCGAGGAGCAGAAGCAGGAGCACATCCCGCCGATCGTGCGCGGCGAGTTGCGCTGGTGTCAGGGCTATTCGGAGCCGGGCGCGGGATCGGACCTCGCCAGCCTGCAATGCTTCGCCGAGGATCACGGCGATCATTATGTGGTGAACGGGCAGAAGACCTGGACCAGCGGCGGTCAGTGGGCGGACAAATGCTTCATGCTCGTCCGCACCGACAAGTCGAAGAAGCATGAAGGGATCACCTTCCTGCTGTGCGACATGACCAGCCCCGGCGTGGAGGTGAAGCCGATCCAGCTGATCTCCGGATCGTCACCCTTCTGCGAGACGTTTTTCACCGATGTGAAGGTGCCCAAGGGTAACCGTGTCGGCGCGGAAGGGCAGGGCTGGACGATCGGCAAAAGGCTCCTCCAGCACGAGCGCAACAGCCTGGGCGGCGGCGGATCGAGCGCTTCGCGGCTGTTCGCGGGCGCGCCGCTGTCGGCGCTGGCGAAGAAATATGTCGGCGTGGATGCCGAAGGCAGGATCGCCGATGGCGAACTGCGCTCCAAGATCATCAAGCACGAGATGGACATGCGCGCCTTCGCACTGACGCTGCGCCGGGTGCAGCTCGACGCCAAGTCCAATTCGGGACCGAGCGCCGCGACGTCGATCATGAAGAATGTCGGCGCGCGGATCATGCAGGAGCGATCCGAGCTGCTGATCGAGATCCGCGGGATGGCGGGCCTTGGCTGGGAAGGCGAGGGCTTTGACGAGGACGCGCTGAAGGACACGCGCCACTGGCTCTTCGGCAAGGCGGTGTCGATCTATGGCGGGTCGAGCGAGATCCAGAACAATGTGATCGCGAAGCGCATCCTGGGGATGTTGGATCATCAATAG